The following are from one region of the Pseudazoarcus pumilus genome:
- the ntrC gene encoding nitrogen regulation protein NR(I) — translation MNTVWIVDDDRSIRWVLEKALSREGIDYESFTSATEAMSALDTQAPPSVLLSDIRMPGRSGLELLQQIKADHPSVPVIIMTAYSDLDSAVSAFQGGAFEYLPKPFDVDQAVALVQRALEQSTHQNGAEVEPPVVPEILGQAPSMQEVFRAIGRLSHSHATVLINGESGAGKELVARALHRHSPRRDAPFVAINTAAIPRDLLESELFGHERGAFTGAAAQRRGRFEQSEGGTLFLDEIGDMPAELQTRLLRVLSDGHFYRVGGQQPVRANVRVIAATHQDLEERVRQGLFREDLFHRLNVIRLRLPPLRERKEDIPLLARHFLQSSAQELGVEAKRITEAALRHLQTQPFPGNVRQLENVCHWLTVMAPGQVVDVADLPPELRNQSAPGAVDDWTESLAHDVDRLLASAPGEVFNQLSHAFERTLIRRALVATGGRKIEAAQLLGIGRNTITRKIQDLDIDDGRGHAVEAEHHD, via the coding sequence ATGAATACCGTCTGGATCGTCGATGATGACCGCTCCATCCGCTGGGTGCTCGAAAAGGCCCTGAGCCGCGAGGGCATCGACTATGAGAGTTTCACGTCCGCCACCGAAGCGATGAGCGCACTCGACACGCAGGCCCCGCCCAGCGTGCTGCTGTCCGACATCCGCATGCCGGGACGATCCGGCCTCGAGCTGCTGCAGCAGATCAAGGCCGATCACCCGAGCGTACCGGTCATCATCATGACCGCGTACTCGGATCTGGACAGCGCGGTGTCGGCCTTCCAGGGCGGCGCCTTCGAGTATCTGCCCAAGCCCTTCGACGTCGACCAGGCCGTCGCGCTGGTGCAGCGTGCGCTCGAACAGAGCACGCACCAGAATGGTGCGGAGGTCGAACCCCCGGTGGTGCCGGAGATCCTCGGTCAGGCCCCGTCGATGCAGGAGGTGTTCCGCGCCATCGGGCGTCTGTCGCACTCGCACGCCACCGTGCTCATCAATGGCGAGTCGGGCGCCGGCAAGGAACTCGTCGCACGCGCGCTGCACCGCCACAGCCCGCGACGCGACGCCCCCTTCGTCGCGATCAACACCGCGGCCATCCCGCGCGACCTGCTCGAGTCCGAGCTGTTCGGCCATGAGCGCGGCGCCTTCACCGGAGCGGCCGCGCAGCGCCGCGGACGCTTCGAGCAGTCCGAAGGCGGGACGCTGTTCCTCGACGAGATCGGCGACATGCCCGCCGAACTGCAGACGCGCCTGCTGCGCGTGCTCTCGGACGGACATTTCTACCGTGTCGGCGGCCAGCAGCCGGTCCGTGCCAACGTGCGCGTGATCGCGGCCACCCACCAGGACCTCGAAGAACGTGTTCGCCAGGGTTTGTTTCGCGAAGACCTGTTCCACCGTCTCAACGTCATCCGCCTGCGCCTGCCGCCGCTGCGCGAGCGCAAGGAAGACATTCCGCTGCTTGCGCGTCACTTCCTGCAGAGCAGTGCGCAGGAACTGGGCGTGGAGGCAAAGCGCATCACCGAGGCAGCCCTGCGCCACCTGCAGACCCAGCCCTTCCCGGGCAACGTGCGCCAGCTCGAGAATGTGTGCCACTGGCTCACCGTGATGGCGCCGGGGCAGGTCGTCGACGTCGCGGATCTGCCCCCGGAACTGCGCAATCAGAGCGCACCGGGCGCGGTGGACGACTGGACCGAGAGCCTCGCCCACGACGTCGACCGCCTGCTCGCCAGCGCGCCGGGCGAGGTCTTCAACCAGCTCTCTCACGCCTTCGAGCGCACGTTGATCCGCCGCGCCCTGGTCGCCACCGGCGGGCGCAAGATCGAGGCGGCGCAGTTGTTGGGCATCGGTCGCAACACGATCACGCGCAAGATCCAGGATCTGGACATCGACGACGGTCGCGGCCACGCGGTCGAAGCCGAGCACCACGACTGA
- the glnL gene encoding nitrogen regulation protein NR(II) has translation MSDSSSTVRRTGPFAGLDLLSSAVILTDEQRIVRYMNAGAENLFAVSQRRMLGRPLSALIGDAGVLDEALDNALRQNWSYTGQDIKVARGGDEPLRLDCTVTPAEAEGVSLLLEFRPIDAQLRVAREEQLLQQQQANRALIRNLAHEIKNPLGGIRGSAQLLERELSDPVLREYTEVIIAEADRLQDLMNRLLSAHSIMRPAQINIHDVLERVRRLILAEFPQIAVRRDYDTSLPELTADREQLIQAILNIARNAAQAIEGAGEITLRTRIARQVTLAKRRFRLALELQVIDNGPGIPDEILDKIFYPLVSGRDGGSGLGLSIAQSFVEQHQGMIDVHSRPGHTCFTLLLPISNRG, from the coding sequence ATGTCCGATTCCTCAAGCACCGTTCGACGCACCGGCCCCTTTGCGGGGCTGGACCTGCTCTCTTCGGCCGTGATTCTCACCGACGAACAGCGCATCGTGCGCTACATGAACGCCGGCGCCGAGAACCTCTTCGCGGTCAGCCAGCGCAGGATGCTGGGTCGGCCGCTGTCCGCGCTGATCGGCGACGCCGGCGTGCTCGACGAGGCGCTCGACAACGCCCTGCGCCAGAACTGGAGCTATACCGGACAGGACATCAAGGTGGCTCGCGGCGGGGACGAACCGCTGCGGCTGGACTGCACGGTCACCCCGGCGGAGGCCGAGGGCGTATCCCTGCTGCTCGAATTCCGCCCCATCGACGCGCAGTTGCGCGTCGCCCGCGAGGAGCAACTGCTGCAGCAGCAACAGGCCAACCGTGCGCTGATCCGCAATCTGGCCCACGAGATCAAGAACCCGCTCGGCGGCATTCGCGGCTCGGCGCAACTGCTCGAGCGCGAGCTGAGCGACCCGGTGCTGCGCGAATACACCGAAGTCATCATCGCCGAGGCCGACCGCCTGCAGGACCTGATGAACCGTCTGCTCTCGGCGCACAGCATCATGCGCCCGGCGCAGATCAACATCCACGACGTGCTCGAGCGTGTGCGCCGGCTGATACTCGCCGAGTTTCCGCAGATCGCCGTACGCCGCGACTACGACACCAGCCTGCCCGAGCTCACCGCCGATCGCGAACAGCTCATCCAGGCGATCCTCAACATCGCGCGCAACGCCGCCCAGGCCATCGAAGGCGCCGGCGAGATCACGCTGCGCACGCGCATCGCGCGCCAGGTGACGCTCGCCAAACGCCGTTTCAGGCTGGCACTGGAATTGCAAGTGATCGACAACGGCCCCGGCATCCCGGACGAGATCCTCGACAAGATCTTCTATCCGCTGGTCTCGGGGCGTGACGGCGGCAGCGGACTCGGGCTGTCGATCGCACAGAGCTTCGTGGAGCAGCATCAGGGGATGATCGACGTGCACAGCCGACCCGGCCACACCTGTTTCACCCTCCTGCTGCCGATTTCCAACCGCGGCTGA
- a CDS encoding DUF4124 domain-containing protein: MTSVRKTVLVLVLACPLASLAQSTVYKCVDDRGRVTYTNDRNLVRGCKPLERDQPVSSVPAPPAPAPAARPSSPSSSQSFPRVAPDAQRARDDSRRELLQRELESEQAALEKARATLEAEEARVAPEDRNAMRDGRATINIAKRDARLEPFRNAVELHERNIEALQRELSRLP; encoded by the coding sequence ATGACCAGCGTGCGCAAGACCGTTCTCGTACTCGTACTCGCCTGCCCGCTCGCCTCATTGGCGCAATCGACCGTCTACAAGTGCGTCGACGACCGCGGGCGCGTCACCTACACCAACGATCGCAACCTCGTGCGCGGCTGCAAGCCGCTCGAACGCGATCAGCCGGTCTCCTCCGTGCCGGCACCGCCTGCGCCTGCGCCCGCCGCGCGCCCCTCCTCACCCTCCTCGTCGCAGTCCTTCCCGCGCGTCGCACCGGATGCCCAGCGCGCGCGCGACGATTCGCGACGCGAACTTCTCCAGCGCGAGCTCGAGTCCGAGCAGGCCGCGCTGGAGAAGGCGCGCGCAACGCTCGAAGCCGAGGAGGCACGCGTCGCCCCCGAGGATCGCAACGCGATGCGCGACGGCCGCGCGACGATCAACATCGCCAAGCGCGATGCGCGACTCGAGCCCTTCCGCAACGCGGTCGAACTGCACGAACGCAACATCGAAGCACTGCAGCGGGAACTGTCACGACTTCCCTAG
- the glnA gene encoding type I glutamate--ammonia ligase, translating into MNSKEVMKLIQENEVRFVDLRFTDTRGKEQHVGLPVSAFEEDHFEHGHPFDGSSIAGWKGIQASDMLLMPDPGSAYIDPFYDETTLVLSCDVIEPSDGKGYDRDPRSIAKRAEAYLKSTGVGDTAYFGPEPEFFVFDSVEWSVDMSGVYSKVISEEAAWSTADKFEGGNMGHRPRIKGGYFPVPPVDSLNDIRAAMCLALESCGVPVEVHHHEVANAGQCEIGTRFSTLTKRADWTQTLKYIVHNVSHQYGKTATFMPKPIVGDNGSGMHVHQSIWKDGQNLFAGNGYAGLSDTALYYIGGIIKHAKALNAITNPSTNSYKRLVPHYEAPIKLAYSARNRSASIRIPYVANPKGRRIEARFPDPTANPYLCFAALMMAGLDGIQNKIHPGDPADKNLYDLPPEEDAKIPTVCFSLDQALAELDKDREFLTRGGVFTDEFIDAYIELKTEEVNRLRVTTHPVEFDMYYSV; encoded by the coding sequence ATGAACTCTAAAGAAGTCATGAAGCTGATCCAGGAAAACGAAGTCCGCTTCGTCGACCTCCGATTCACCGATACCCGCGGCAAGGAACAGCACGTGGGCCTGCCGGTTTCGGCATTCGAGGAAGACCACTTCGAGCACGGCCACCCGTTCGACGGCTCGTCGATCGCAGGATGGAAGGGCATCCAGGCCTCCGACATGCTGCTCATGCCGGACCCGGGCTCGGCCTACATCGACCCGTTCTATGACGAGACCACGCTGGTCCTGAGCTGCGACGTGATCGAACCGTCCGACGGCAAGGGCTACGACCGCGACCCGCGCTCGATCGCCAAGCGCGCCGAAGCCTATCTGAAGAGCACCGGCGTGGGCGACACCGCCTACTTCGGCCCGGAACCCGAGTTCTTCGTGTTCGATTCGGTCGAGTGGTCGGTCGACATGTCCGGCGTCTACAGCAAGGTCATCTCGGAAGAGGCTGCGTGGTCGACCGCCGACAAGTTCGAAGGCGGCAACATGGGTCACCGCCCGCGCATCAAAGGCGGCTACTTCCCGGTCCCCCCGGTCGATTCGCTCAACGACATCCGCGCGGCCATGTGCCTGGCGCTCGAATCCTGCGGCGTGCCGGTCGAGGTGCATCACCACGAAGTGGCCAACGCCGGCCAGTGCGAGATCGGAACCCGCTTCAGCACGCTGACCAAGCGCGCCGACTGGACGCAGACGCTCAAGTACATCGTGCACAACGTCTCGCACCAGTACGGCAAGACGGCGACCTTCATGCCCAAGCCCATCGTCGGCGACAACGGCTCGGGCATGCACGTGCACCAGTCGATCTGGAAGGACGGCCAGAACCTGTTCGCCGGCAACGGCTACGCCGGCCTGTCGGACACGGCGCTGTACTACATCGGTGGCATCATCAAGCATGCCAAGGCGCTCAACGCCATCACCAACCCGTCGACCAACTCCTACAAGCGTCTGGTGCCGCACTACGAGGCGCCGATCAAGCTCGCCTACTCCGCGCGCAACCGTTCGGCGTCGATCCGCATCCCGTATGTGGCCAACCCCAAGGGGCGTCGCATCGAAGCGCGCTTTCCGGACCCCACGGCCAACCCCTATCTGTGCTTCGCCGCGCTGATGATGGCGGGCCTGGACGGCATCCAGAACAAGATTCATCCGGGCGACCCGGCCGACAAGAACCTGTACGACCTGCCGCCGGAAGAGGATGCCAAGATCCCGACCGTGTGCTTCAGCCTCGACCAGGCTCTGGCCGAACTCGACAAGGATCGCGAGTTCCTGACCCGCGGCGGCGTGTTCACCGACGAGTTCATCGACGCCTACATCGAGCTCAAGACCGAAGAGGTCAATCGCCTGCGCGTGACGACCCACCCGGTCGAGTTCGACATGTACTACAGCGTGTAA
- a CDS encoding cation diffusion facilitator family transporter encodes MVPTPPAAESGRSAQATRSRGIQRATLVAIATNAGLAVGQIVVGLAANAFSLVADAAHTLSDLFTDVLVLLAGRRGAVPPDADHPYGHGRFETAATLILGTVLSGVGVGFLFASGDRLQHLEEAPALHQAALYMAVATLIVKEGLFRFTLAASKRLNAPLLEANAWHARSDAASSLVVAAGIGGSLAGYPFLEPLAAAVVGFLILRMGLRLAWGALRELVDTGLPDEELERIRATVRATPGVIDTHDLRTRRMADRVLCDTHVLVDPRITVSEGHRITDRVCRAVRSAHPAVRDVLVHVDAEDDRGLQTPGANLLPTRDELTGLVSTLLDGLEREGFRLQLHYLGGRVDVEVLLPPQSAQAVTDEGLDARIEKVLAERPEIRSITFFVQHAPS; translated from the coding sequence ATGGTCCCCACCCCACCGGCCGCCGAGTCGGGGCGAAGCGCACAGGCGACGCGCTCGCGAGGCATCCAGCGCGCCACACTGGTGGCGATCGCCACCAATGCCGGTCTCGCAGTGGGCCAGATCGTGGTCGGCCTCGCAGCCAACGCCTTCAGCCTCGTGGCCGATGCGGCCCACACCCTGTCGGACCTGTTCACCGATGTACTGGTTCTGTTGGCCGGACGCCGCGGGGCGGTTCCGCCCGATGCCGATCATCCCTACGGCCATGGCCGCTTCGAGACCGCCGCGACGTTGATCCTCGGCACCGTGCTGTCAGGCGTCGGCGTGGGATTCCTGTTCGCCTCCGGCGACCGCCTGCAGCACCTGGAGGAAGCCCCCGCACTGCATCAGGCTGCTCTCTACATGGCGGTCGCGACGCTGATTGTCAAGGAGGGGCTGTTCCGATTCACCCTCGCCGCCAGCAAACGGCTGAATGCGCCGCTGCTCGAGGCCAATGCCTGGCACGCACGCTCGGACGCAGCCTCGTCACTGGTCGTGGCCGCCGGCATCGGCGGCAGTCTGGCCGGCTACCCGTTCCTCGAGCCGCTGGCCGCGGCCGTGGTGGGCTTTCTGATCCTGCGCATGGGCTTGCGCCTGGCCTGGGGTGCCTTGCGCGAGCTGGTCGACACCGGATTGCCCGACGAGGAACTCGAACGCATCCGCGCGACCGTGCGCGCCACGCCCGGCGTGATCGACACCCACGACCTGCGCACCCGCCGCATGGCCGATCGCGTGCTGTGCGACACGCACGTACTGGTCGACCCGCGCATCACCGTGTCCGAGGGGCACCGCATCACCGACCGCGTATGCCGCGCCGTGCGCAGCGCCCACCCCGCCGTGCGCGACGTGCTGGTGCACGTGGACGCCGAGGACGACCGCGGGCTGCAGACACCCGGCGCGAACCTGCTGCCTACGCGCGACGAACTGACGGGCCTGGTTTCGACGCTGCTCGACGGCCTCGAGCGCGAGGGCTTCCGGCTGCAACTGCATTACCTGGGCGGACGCGTCGACGTCGAGGTTCTGCTGCCGCCGCAAAGTGCGCAGGCAGTCACCGACGAAGGGCTCGATGCGCGCATCGAAAAGGTGCTGGCGGAACGCCCGGAGATCCGCTCGATCACCTTTTTCGTGCAGCACGCACCATCCTGA
- a CDS encoding rhodanese-like domain-containing protein, protein MGKLNELLQLARERAEKLGLPYAGALTPAEAYEVWQAAPGAKLVDVRTRAEWDWVGRVPGAVEIEWLSYPGNTPNPVFVQQLRREVDPESLVMFLCRSGGRSDKAARAATEAGYAEAYNVLEGFEGDRDANGHRNRTGGWRHAGLPWKQG, encoded by the coding sequence ATGGGCAAATTGAACGAATTGCTGCAACTGGCCCGCGAACGTGCCGAGAAGCTCGGTCTGCCATACGCGGGTGCGCTGACGCCGGCCGAAGCCTACGAAGTCTGGCAGGCCGCGCCCGGCGCCAAGCTGGTCGATGTGCGCACCCGGGCCGAATGGGACTGGGTCGGGCGCGTGCCCGGGGCGGTCGAGATCGAATGGCTGAGCTATCCGGGCAATACGCCGAATCCGGTCTTCGTCCAGCAGTTGCGACGCGAGGTCGATCCGGAGTCGCTGGTGATGTTCCTGTGCCGCTCGGGCGGACGGTCGGACAAGGCCGCGCGCGCGGCCACCGAGGCCGGATACGCCGAGGCCTACAACGTGCTCGAGGGCTTCGAGGGGGATCGCGACGCCAACGGCCATCGCAATCGCACCGGAGGTTGGCGCCATGCCGGCCTGCCGTGGAAACAGGGCTGA
- the nadA gene encoding quinolinate synthase NadA: MSVATIQFDRFNQLQDEQAQERIVAARERLGDRAVLLCHHYQRADVYRHADLTGDSLKLAKLASQTDAEYIVFCGVHFMAEVADILSRPEQVAILPDLAAGCSMADMANLAKVERCWRELGEVLDDPDASITPVTYINSAADLKAFCGEHGGIVCTSTNAPKILDWAFAQREKVLFFPDQHLGRWTGYKKDIPLEQMVVWDPDQEYGGLTPDEIRNAKILLWKGHCSVHQMFQESHIRRWRMQHPDGFVISHPESNLEVCLNSDHVGSTEFIINTIKGAPPNTQWLVGTELNLVSRLAEEVKPEGKTVQFMAPTVCMCSTMQRIDPQHLAWALENLADGNVVNRISVPVHEAELARLALERMLAV; this comes from the coding sequence ATGAGCGTAGCAACCATCCAGTTCGACCGTTTCAACCAGCTCCAGGACGAGCAGGCGCAGGAGCGCATTGTCGCCGCGCGCGAGCGCTTGGGCGATCGCGCGGTGCTGCTGTGCCACCACTATCAGCGCGCCGACGTCTATCGCCACGCCGACCTGACGGGCGATTCGCTCAAGCTCGCCAAGCTCGCCTCGCAGACCGACGCCGAGTACATCGTGTTCTGCGGCGTGCATTTCATGGCCGAAGTCGCCGACATCCTGTCCCGGCCCGAACAGGTCGCCATCCTGCCGGACCTGGCCGCCGGCTGCTCGATGGCCGACATGGCCAACCTGGCCAAGGTCGAGCGCTGCTGGCGCGAGCTGGGCGAGGTGCTCGACGACCCGGACGCGTCGATCACGCCGGTCACCTACATCAACTCGGCGGCGGATTTGAAGGCCTTCTGCGGCGAGCACGGCGGCATCGTATGCACGTCGACGAATGCGCCCAAGATCCTCGACTGGGCCTTCGCGCAGCGCGAGAAGGTGCTGTTCTTCCCCGATCAGCACCTGGGGCGCTGGACCGGCTACAAGAAGGACATCCCCCTCGAGCAGATGGTGGTGTGGGACCCCGATCAGGAATATGGGGGCCTCACGCCAGACGAGATCCGCAACGCCAAGATCCTGTTGTGGAAGGGACATTGCTCGGTACACCAGATGTTCCAGGAGAGTCACATCCGCCGCTGGCGCATGCAGCATCCGGACGGTTTCGTGATTTCCCACCCGGAGAGCAATCTCGAGGTGTGCCTGAATTCGGATCACGTGGGGTCGACGGAATTCATCATCAACACCATCAAGGGCGCGCCGCCCAACACCCAATGGCTGGTGGGTACCGAGCTTAACCTCGTCAGTCGTCTCGCCGAGGAGGTCAAGCCCGAGGGCAAGACCGTGCAGTTCATGGCGCCGACCGTGTGCATGTGTTCGACCATGCAGCGCATCGATCCGCAGCACCTGGCCTGGGCACTGGAGAACCTGGCCGACGGCAATGTCGTCAACCGCATCAGCGTGCCCGTGCACGAGGCCGAACTGGCGCGTCTTGCGCTCGAGCGCATGCTGGCGGTGTGA
- a CDS encoding endonuclease/exonuclease/phosphatase family protein has translation MKLRVCTYNIHKGFSHFNRRMVIHELRDRLRALEADVVFLQEVQGMNLRHEVAQADWPPAPQHEFLAHEVWHQTAYGQNAVYDHGHHGNAILSRFEIVASYNQDVSDHRFERRGLLHCEVDLPGIAETAHCVCVHLGLSGGGRRRQMQALAERVEQIVPAGAPLIIAGDFNDWLNRAEPQLASRLGLTEVFRGRPARSYPSRLPVLRLDRIYVRGFDVGEAAAHTGALWGKISDHAPLTADLEFTP, from the coding sequence ATGAAGCTGCGCGTATGCACCTACAACATCCACAAGGGCTTCTCGCACTTCAATCGGCGCATGGTCATCCATGAACTGCGTGACCGCCTGCGTGCGCTCGAGGCTGACGTGGTGTTCCTGCAGGAAGTGCAGGGCATGAACTTGCGTCACGAGGTCGCCCAAGCGGACTGGCCGCCCGCGCCGCAGCATGAGTTTCTGGCCCACGAGGTGTGGCACCAGACGGCCTACGGGCAGAACGCCGTGTATGACCATGGTCACCACGGCAACGCGATCCTGAGCCGCTTCGAGATCGTGGCGTCCTACAATCAGGACGTGTCCGATCACCGATTCGAACGTCGAGGCCTGCTGCACTGCGAAGTCGACCTTCCCGGCATAGCGGAAACGGCCCACTGCGTGTGCGTGCATCTGGGGCTGAGCGGAGGCGGTCGCCGACGCCAGATGCAGGCGCTGGCCGAGCGCGTCGAGCAGATCGTGCCCGCGGGTGCGCCGCTGATCATCGCGGGCGACTTCAATGACTGGCTCAACCGCGCCGAGCCGCAACTGGCGTCGCGGCTCGGCCTCACCGAGGTCTTTCGCGGGCGGCCGGCGCGCAGCTATCCGAGCCGGCTGCCCGTGCTGCGCCTCGATCGCATCTACGTGCGCGGCTTCGATGTCGGGGAGGCCGCGGCCCACACCGGCGCGCTGTGGGGCAAGATCTCCGACCACGCGCCGCTCACGGCGGATCTGGAGTTCACGCCGTGA
- the clsB gene encoding cardiolipin synthase ClsB codes for MTAFLGGNRVVLLENGERYFPDVIEACEAATREIHVETYLFENDATGRRMADVLMRAARRGVCVRVMVDGFGARPFVEELMSEVRAAGVEVLVYRRDFGGLRIKRHRLRRLHRKIITVDRRIAWVGGINIIDDYSEDAPLHPRYDYAVRVEGPLVGAIVHAVHHLWWLVSWASLRRRGARPRAFNRLPVRPGDVRAAFLVRDNLRHRRDIEEAYLAAIARAHKEIVIACAYFFPGRAFRQALVDASARGVCVILLLQGLSDHPMLAYATRALYPYFLDNGIRLFEYHRSHLHAKVAVVDRRWATVGSSNIDPFSLLLAREANVVVDHVGFAGELRDSLDRALQVGAQELRHEDWHRLPRLQRFASWCAYQLVRLVIGIAGYRGMH; via the coding sequence GTGACCGCCTTTCTCGGCGGCAACCGCGTGGTGCTGCTGGAGAACGGCGAGCGTTATTTCCCCGATGTGATCGAAGCGTGTGAAGCGGCCACGCGCGAGATCCACGTCGAGACCTATCTGTTCGAGAACGATGCAACCGGACGGCGCATGGCCGATGTACTGATGCGTGCCGCGCGGCGCGGGGTGTGCGTGCGCGTGATGGTCGACGGCTTCGGCGCGCGCCCCTTCGTCGAGGAGTTGATGTCCGAGGTGCGGGCGGCGGGGGTCGAAGTGCTGGTCTACCGCCGCGATTTCGGCGGTTTACGCATCAAGCGACACCGCCTGCGCCGCCTGCATCGCAAGATCATCACCGTCGACAGACGCATCGCCTGGGTGGGTGGCATCAACATCATCGACGATTACAGCGAAGACGCACCACTGCACCCGCGCTACGACTACGCGGTGCGCGTCGAAGGGCCGCTGGTGGGCGCCATCGTGCATGCCGTGCATCATCTGTGGTGGCTGGTGTCCTGGGCCAGCCTGCGCCGTCGCGGCGCCAGGCCGCGCGCCTTCAACCGCTTGCCGGTGCGCCCGGGTGACGTGCGTGCGGCCTTTCTGGTGCGCGACAACCTGCGCCATCGTCGCGACATCGAGGAGGCCTATCTGGCGGCCATCGCCAGGGCGCACAAGGAAATCGTCATCGCCTGCGCCTACTTCTTTCCCGGCCGCGCCTTCCGTCAGGCGCTGGTCGATGCGTCCGCACGCGGGGTGTGCGTCATCCTGCTGCTGCAAGGGCTGTCCGATCACCCCATGCTCGCCTACGCGACGCGTGCACTCTACCCGTACTTCCTGGACAACGGCATCCGCCTGTTCGAGTATCACCGCAGCCATCTGCACGCCAAGGTGGCGGTGGTGGACCGGCGCTGGGCCACCGTCGGGTCGAGCAACATCGATCCGTTTTCCCTGCTGCTTGCGCGCGAGGCCAACGTCGTCGTCGACCACGTCGGTTTTGCCGGCGAGCTGCGCGACTCGCTCGATCGCGCGCTGCAGGTCGGCGCGCAGGAACTGCGCCACGAGGACTGGCACCGCTTGCCTCGCTTGCAGCGATTCGCGAGCTGGTGCGCCTATCAGCTGGTGCGCCTGGTCATCGGTATCGCCGGCTACCGTGGCATGCATTGA
- a CDS encoding CoA-binding protein, translating to MITTDSALRDLLANTRTIAVVGMSPKPERPSHYVAQYMREHGYTIVPVNPGHREIAGLPCYPSLRDVPVAIDMVNVFRRAEDTPPIAHEAVLIGAKSLWLQLGIVSAESARIAEADGLATVMDLCVKVEHARLFGSPPD from the coding sequence ATGATCACGACCGATTCCGCGCTGCGCGACCTGCTCGCGAACACCCGCACGATTGCCGTCGTCGGCATGTCGCCCAAGCCCGAACGTCCCAGCCACTACGTCGCGCAGTACATGCGCGAGCATGGCTACACCATCGTGCCGGTCAATCCCGGTCACCGCGAGATTGCGGGCCTGCCCTGTTATCCGAGCCTGCGCGACGTGCCGGTGGCCATCGACATGGTCAATGTCTTTCGCCGCGCGGAAGACACGCCACCGATCGCCCACGAGGCGGTCTTGATCGGCGCGAAGAGCCTGTGGCTGCAACTGGGCATCGTCAGCGCGGAATCCGCCCGCATCGCCGAGGCCGACGGTCTGGCGACGGTCATGGACCTGTGCGTGAAGGTGGAACACGCCCGTCTGTTCGGGTCGCCGCCCGACTGA
- the gluQRS gene encoding tRNA glutamyl-Q(34) synthetase GluQRS — MTDKATANYIGRFAPSPTGPLHFGSLVAAVASFCVARAAGGRWLLRIDDVDTPRCVAGAAEDILATLARFGLEWDGEPVWQSRRTAAYRAAFEGLRQAGHVFGCACTRRELADSAIAPDGSHVYPGTCRDGLPPGREARAWRVRVAGCVAFEDAIQGRQQVQLEDEVGDFVVLRADGLFAYQLAAVVDDRDAGVTDIVRGADLLASSVRQIHLRHLLGAPTPRHAHVPVALDAAGEKLSKQTLARAIGAYTPGEALHAALAFLGQCPPKDLANAPATQVVDWAVANWSLGDVPRCLGARTPDSFASQ, encoded by the coding sequence ATGACCGATAAGGCAACCGCGAACTACATCGGGCGCTTCGCGCCCTCGCCCACCGGGCCGCTGCACTTCGGCTCGCTGGTCGCGGCCGTGGCAAGTTTTTGCGTTGCGCGCGCGGCCGGCGGGCGCTGGCTGCTGCGCATCGACGATGTCGACACACCGCGCTGTGTCGCCGGTGCGGCCGAGGACATTCTCGCCACGCTGGCACGCTTCGGCCTCGAATGGGACGGCGAACCCGTGTGGCAGAGTCGGCGCACCGCCGCCTATCGCGCAGCGTTCGAAGGCTTGCGGCAGGCCGGTCACGTGTTCGGCTGTGCATGCACGCGACGCGAACTGGCCGATTCGGCAATCGCGCCCGACGGCTCGCACGTCTACCCCGGAACCTGCCGCGACGGGCTGCCGCCGGGGCGCGAAGCGCGTGCCTGGCGCGTGCGCGTGGCCGGCTGCGTGGCGTTCGAGGACGCGATCCAGGGACGGCAGCAAGTTCAACTGGAGGACGAGGTCGGCGACTTCGTCGTGCTGCGTGCGGACGGGCTGTTCGCCTACCAGCTCGCGGCAGTCGTCGATGACCGGGATGCGGGCGTGACCGACATCGTGCGCGGAGCCGACCTGCTCGCATCCAGCGTGCGCCAGATCCACCTGCGGCACCTGCTTGGCGCACCGACGCCGCGCCATGCGCATGTGCCGGTGGCGCTCGATGCGGCCGGCGAGAAACTGTCCAAGCAGACACTGGCACGCGCGATCGGTGCGTACACGCCGGGCGAGGCCCTGCATGCCGCGCTGGCATTCCTCGGTCAATGCCCGCCAAAGGATCTGGCCAACGCGCCGGCGACGCAGGTAGTGGACTGGGCGGTGGCAAACTGGTCCCTGGGCGACGTTCCGCGCTGCCTTGGTGCTCGCACGCCCGATTCATTCGCGTCACAATGA